A section of the Anabaena cylindrica PCC 7122 genome encodes:
- a CDS encoding FecCD family ABC transporter permease, with product MQTIFTKHRLLWAILLLSSALVITLLLSLSQGAVSINFSEFYQALMRQGDPIKQTILWDLRLPRIVAALIVGAALGMSGALLQGMLRNSLADPFILGISAGAGLIVIIMIVLQVFPIAIPLAAWLGAILTSGIVIFLGRTGSGISVERLILGGVAVSALFGSVQSTLLLMAEDGQVQIALSWLVGSLNGRGWQEIYTAGPYIIVALLVGCLLARSLNVLALGDDMTVGLGVSLMRSRLLIGGVATLLAAGAVSIGGLIGFVGLVVPHGVRLIVGTDNRFVLPLSALAGAWLLMFADLLSRLGAVELPVGSVTALLGSPLFIWLLYRRSSN from the coding sequence ATGCAGACAATCTTCACAAAACATCGCCTACTCTGGGCAATTTTACTTCTCAGTAGCGCCTTGGTAATTACGCTGTTACTGTCTCTTTCTCAAGGTGCTGTTTCTATTAATTTTTCGGAATTTTATCAAGCATTAATGCGCCAAGGCGATCCAATTAAACAAACTATTCTTTGGGATTTACGGCTACCTCGCATTGTAGCGGCGCTGATTGTGGGTGCGGCTTTGGGAATGTCTGGCGCATTGTTACAAGGGATGTTACGTAATAGTTTGGCTGACCCGTTTATATTGGGAATTTCTGCTGGTGCAGGACTAATTGTCATTATTATGATTGTTTTGCAAGTTTTCCCGATAGCGATTCCTTTAGCGGCTTGGTTGGGGGCAATTTTGACCTCTGGGATAGTTATTTTCCTCGGTCGGACTGGTTCGGGTATTTCAGTGGAAAGGTTGATTTTAGGTGGGGTAGCGGTGAGCGCTTTATTTGGTTCTGTGCAGAGTACGTTGTTATTAATGGCGGAAGATGGACAGGTGCAAATCGCGCTTAGTTGGTTGGTTGGTAGTTTAAATGGTCGAGGTTGGCAAGAAATTTATACAGCGGGGCCTTATATTATTGTGGCTTTGCTGGTGGGGTGTTTGTTGGCGCGATCGCTCAATGTCCTGGCTTTGGGTGATGATATGACTGTAGGGTTGGGAGTTTCGTTAATGCGATCGCGTTTATTAATTGGTGGTGTTGCCACTTTATTAGCCGCAGGTGCTGTTAGTATTGGTGGTTTAATCGGTTTTGTCGGTTTAGTTGTTCCTCATGGTGTGCGTTTAATTGTAGGCACAGATAACCGTTTTGTTTTACCACTTTCAGCCCTTGCAGGTGCGTGGTTATTAATGTTTGCAGATTTACTTTCTCGACTAGGCGCAGTAGAACTTCCTGTCGGCTCGGTGACTGCTTTGTTGGGTTCACCATTGTTTATTTGGTTGCTTTATCGTCGTTCTAGTAATTAG